AGGACGGCGGCGCGGGCTTCGGTGACGTCCAGCCGCGCTACGTCTACCAGGTGCCGCTGGCGAACCGCTCCCTGGAAGAGGTCCACAAGAACTTCAACCAGCTGTGGCGCCGCAACATCAAGAAGGCCGAGAAGGCCGGCGTCGAGGTCGTCCAGGGCGGCTACCAGGACCTCGAGGAATGGCAGCGGCTGTACGAGATCACGGCCGTGCGCGACCACTTCCGGCCGCGCCCGCTGTCGTACTTCCAGCGCATGTGGACGGCCCTCAACACCGAGGACCCCAACCGCATGCGGCTGTACTTCGCCCGGCACAACGGCGTGAACCTGTCGGCGGCCACGATGCTGATCGTCGGCGGGCACGTCTGGTACTCCTACGGCGCCTCCGACAACATCGGCCGTGAGGTCCGGCCCTCCAACGCGATGCAGTGGCGGATGCTGCGCGACGCCTACGCGCTCGGCGCGACGGTGTACGACCTGCGCGGCATCTCCGACTCGCTGGACGAGACCGACCACCTCTTCGGCCTGATCCAGTTCAAGGTGGGCACGGGCGGCCAGGCCGCCGAGTACCTCGGCGAGTGGGACTTCCCGCTCAACAAGCTGCTCCACAAGGCGCTCGACATCTACATGTCACGCCGCTGAATCCCCGTGTCGCGCCGCTGAGGCCGCGTCCTTCGCTTCAATAGCTCTCATACCTCTGCTACACCGCAGCCACGAGAAAGGTTCCAGGTCCGGCCATGGCGCTCACGCTCTACGTCGACACCGCGCGCTGGCGGGCGCACCACAAGCAGGTGCAGGAGCAGTTCCCGGGCCTCGTCCCGGTCTGCAAGGGCAACGGCTACGGCTTCGGGCACGAGCGGCTGGCGGAGGAGGCCACGCGGCTCGGCTCGGACGTCCTCGCCGTCGGCACGACGTACGAGGCCGCGCGCATCAAGGACTTCTTCGGCGGGGACCTGCTGGTGCTGACGCCGTACCGGCGTGGCGAGGAGCCCGTGCCGCTGCCGGACCGGGTCATCCGCTCGGTGTCGTCCATCGACGGCGTGTACGGCCTCGTGGGCGCCCGGGTGGTCATCGAGGTGATGTCCTCGATGAAGCGTCACGGCATCAGCGCCCAGGACCTCCCGCAGTTGCACCAGGCCATAGAGAACGTGCGCCTCGAAGGCTTCGCCATCCACCTGCCGCTGGACCGCACGGACGGCTCGGACGCCGTCGAGGAGGTCATCGGCTGGATGGACCATCTGCGCGCGGCCCGGCTGCCGTTGCACACGATGTTCGTCAGCCACCTGAAGGCCGACGAACTGCACCGGCTGCAGCAGCAGTTCCCGCAGACCCGCTTCCGCGCCCGGATCGGCACCCGGCTGTGGCTGGGGGACCACGACGCCACCGAGTACCGCGGGGCGGTCCTGGACGTCACGCGCGTCGCCAAGGGCGACCGCTTCGGCTACCGCCAGCAGAAGGCGGCCTCCGACGGCTTCCTGGTGGTCGTGGCGGGCGGTACGTCGCACGGGGTGGGCCTGGAGGCCCCCAAGGCGCTGCACGGCGTCATGCCGCGTGCCAAGGGCGTCGCCAGGGCCGGCCTGGCCACGGTGAACCGGAACCTTTCTCCGTTCGTCTGGGCGGGCAAGCAGCGCTGGTTCGCCGAGCCGCCGCACATGCAGGTCTCCATCCTGTTCGTGCCCTCGGACGCGCCCGAGCCCAAGGTCGGGGAGGAGCTGGTGGCCCATCTGCGGCACACCACCACGCAGTTCGACCGGATCGTCGACCGCTGAGCGACAGTCCCACAGCAGCCGGAAGGCCGTACACGAGCACTTCGTGTACGGCCTTTCGCGTGGGACTTTTCGAGGTGTTCGCTCAGAGCGAACGGTCCGTCGGGGACGCCGTCCCGTGGCCGCCCCACTCGACCTGCTGCCCCTCGAAGTGGGCCGCGTGCCGCGGGGGATGGGCCGCGGCACCGACCACGAAGACGTCCTCGGCACCGTCCAGCACACCCCCTGAGGGGTCGTCGTCACCCGCCCTGCGCACGGGGTCCCGGTCCGGCATGAGGATGTCGCGTACGACGACGGCGCACAGGTAGAGCGTCCCCAGCAGGTGTACGCCGATCGCCCACTGGTAGCCGACCTCGGGCAGGCCCTTGTGGGCATCTCCGCTGGTCGTGTACGCGAGGTACATCCAGATCCCGAGGTAGTACACGACCTCGCACGCCTGCCAGATCAGGAAGTCCCGCCACTTGGGGCGGGCCAGGACGGCCAGCGGGACGAGCCACAGGACGTACTGCGGCGAGTAGACCTTGTTGGTGACGATGAACACCGCGACGATCAGGAACGCGAGCTGGGCGAAGCGCGGCCGACGGGGAGCCGTCATGGTGAGCACCGCGATGCCGACGCAGCCGAGCACCACCAGTGAGGTGGCGATGTTGTTGACCGTGTCGGTGGACAGCGGGTCGGTCGAGTGCTGGGCCAGGACCAGCCAGAAGGACCCGAAGTCCACGCCCCGGTCATGGCTGAACTTGTAGAACTGCCACCAGCCGTCCCAGGCGAAGTACATCACCGGCCCGTTCACCACGAGCCATGAGACGACCGCGCCGACGAGCGCTGTTCCGAAGTCCCGCCACTTGCCCGCCCGCCAGCACAGCAAGAACAGCGGGCCCAGCAGGAACGCGGGATACAGCTTGGCGGCCGTTGCAAGGCCCAGGAGGACGCCGAAGGCGAGGGAACGGCCCCGGGACCACATCAGCATCGCCGCGGCCGTCAGAGCGACCGCCAGCAGGTCCCAGTTGATGGTGGCGGTCAGCGCGAAGGCGGGCGCCAGGGCGACCAGCAGACCGTCCCAGGGCCGGCGGGCCTGCGTACGGGCCACGCAGACCGCGATGACCGCCGCGCACACCATCAGCATCCCGGCGTTGACCATCCAGTACCACTGCTCCTGGTCCTGGATGCTGCCGCTGCCGGGCGTGAGCCATGCGGCGACCTCCATGAACACCCCGGTCAGGACCGGGTATTCGAGGTACGGCATGTCGCCGGAGAGCTTGTCGAAGTACGGCACGAGCCCGTCGGCGAAGCCGCGCCCCTGATAGAGGTGCGGAATGTCCGAGTAGCAGGCCTTCGTGTACTGCGAACTGGCGCCGAAGAACCAGGCGCTGTTGTAGCAGGGCGCCTTCTGGATCATTCCGAGGGCGAACATGCCGATCGCGACCAGCGCGACGACCCGGACGGGGGTCCACCAGGACATTCCGAGCAGGGCCCGCCGGCCGAGGGGGCCACCGATCAGCTCACTGCCGGACCGGGCAACCGGGTCCTCCCTGGTCGGACGCACCGTGTCCGGCTCGTGCACGCTCGCTTGCGTCGATTCTGCGCTGGGCATGTCGCACATCCTGCCGTACATGTCTGGGAATACGCCGAGGGCCGCCTCACCCTCTCAGGTGCGGCGGCCCTTGTTTCACGTGAAACACATATGCGCGTTTCACGTGAAACACCCGTGCTGGGCGTTTTGGCGGCTAGCCGCTCGAGCCTCCGAAGAGGCCCCCGTTGCCGTTCCCTCTCGTGCTCCCGGTCCCGGACGTGTCCGTGGCCGTCGGTGTCGAGGTCACGCCTCCGTCGGTCCCGCCGGTGTCAGTGCCGCCGTTGGTGCTGCACTGCCAGCTGAACTTGCAGGACTCGCTCGGCGAGGGCGACGGGCTGGTCAGCGTCTCGCTGGGCGTCGGGCTCGGCGTCGGACTCGTCACCGTCTGGCTCGGCGTGACACTCGGCGTCGGGCTGGGCACGTCGTTGACGATCTTACCGATGGGCTCCGGCGTCGGGAAGTCCTTCGCCGGCTGACCCTTCAGCGCCTGCTCCATGTAGTCGTGCCAGATCTCGGCCGGGAACGAGGCACCGTGGATCTTCTCCTGGCCGCCCGTGCCGTACATCTCAAGGAACTCGCGCTGCTTGTTCTTCTCGTTGTCGTCCAGCCGGAACATGGTGATCGCCGTGGACAGCTGCGGGGTGTAGCCCACGAACCAGGCGGACTTGTTGCCGTCGGTGGTACCGGTCTTGCCGGCCACCTCACGCCCGGTCAGCCGGGCGCTGGTGCCCGTGCCCTTGTCGACCACGGTCTTCAGGACGTCCGTGACGTTGTCGGCGACCTGGGGCGTGAACGCCTGGTCGCTGACGACCTTGTGGTTGAAGACCTCGCCGTCCTTGCTCGTGACCTTCTGCACGGAGTACGGGTCGCGCTGTTCACCACTGGCGGCGAAGGTGGCGTACGCGCCTGCCATGCGGATCGCGCTGGGGTCGGAGATACCGATGGAGAACGAGGGGAAGTTGGTGCCGGCGAGGCTGCCCTTCAGGATGCCCGCGTCCATCGCGGACTCCTTGACCTTGTCCAGGCCGACGTCCATGCCCAGCTGAACGTAGGCGGAGTTCACCGAGAACTGCATCGCCTCGCGGAGGTCGATCCGGTAGTTCGGTGGGTTGCCCAGCGACTCGTCGCCGTCGTTGGTCTGCAGCCACTCCTTGCCCTTGTCGTCCTTCCAGAAGTCGCCGTTGTACTCCTTGATCTTGAGCTTGTTCTTGCCGCTGTAGAGGCTCTTGGGCGAGACCTGGGTGCGCTCGTCCTGGGGCTGCTCCGCCGGGCCGTCGGGGTTGCGCACGCCCCACTTCATGGCCGCGGCCAGCACGAACGGCTTGAAGGTCGATCCGACCTGCGCACCGGTCGAGTCGGCGTTGTCCGTGAAGTGCTTGGTCGCGTCCTCACCGCCGTAGATGGCCCGGATGGCTCCGGTCGCCGGATCCACCGAGGCACCGCCGAACTGGACGTGGGTGTCCGTCTTCGGACGCTGCTTGGGCTTGATGTTGGTCTTCTGGACGTTGGTGACCGCGGCCTTGAGCTGGTTGACCTTCTTCTTGTCGAAGGTCGTGTAGATCGAGTAGCCGCCCTGCTGCAGCTTGTCGGCGCTGATGATCTTGTTGTTGACCAGGTACGCCTTGGCTAGGTCGACGAGATAGCCGATCTGGCCGCTGAGCTGGGTGTTGGACCGCGGGTTCTTCACCGCGGGGAGCCTGGTGTACTTGGCCCGGTCCGTGGGGCTCAGGTAGTGGTACTCGACCATCTTGTTGAGGGTGTCCTGCATCTGCGCCAGCGCACGCCTGCTGTTGGCGTCCGGCGTGGCCGCCGGGTCGATGGAGGTCGCGCCCGCCGGGTCGTAGTACGTGGCGCCCTTGAGCATGGCCGCCAGGAAGGCGCACTCGCCCGGATTCAGGTCGACGGAGTCCTTGTTGAAGTAGGCGCGGGCGGCCGCCTGGATGCCGTAGGCGTTGCGTCCGTAGTACGCGGAGTTGAGGTAGCCGGCCATGATCTCCTCCTTGGAGACCGTGGCGCCCACCTTTATGGAGATGAAGATCTCCTTGAACTTACGCGTGATGGTCTGCGACTGGTCGTCCAGGCGGGCGTTCTTCACGTACTGCTGGGTGATGGTGGAGCCACCCTGGGTGTTGCCGCCCCGGGCCATGTTGAACACGGCGCGGGCGATGCCCTTGGGGTCGACACCGCTGTCGGTGTAGAAGGTCTTGTTCTCCTGGGAGACGACGGCGTGCTGCATCGCCTTCGGGATCTGGGAGATGTTGACGATCTGCCGGTTGGTCTCACCACCGGTGGCGACCATCTCGCTTTTGTCAGACCAGTAGAAGACGTTGTTCTGCGCGGTCGCGGTCTTGGCCGGGTCGGGAATGCTCACGAGCGCGTAGCCGACGCCGGCGACGGCCACCATGCTGCCGACGAAGCCGATGAACAGGCCGGCCACCAGCTTCCAGGACGGCATCCAGCGCGCCGCCCCGTACTTGCCC
The sequence above is drawn from the Streptomyces sp. SLBN-31 genome and encodes:
- the femX gene encoding peptidoglycan bridge formation glycyltransferase FemX; translation: MSLTLRTISREQHLAYIQSLPAASHMQVPAWADVKAEWRSESLGWFDERTGEMVGAGLVLYRQLPKIKRYLAYLPEGPVINWFAPNLTEWLEPMLAHLKHQGAFSVKMGPPVIIRRWEATSIKAGIQNPDVKRLRDIEADFIEPRAFEVADKLRRMGWQQGEDGGAGFGDVQPRYVYQVPLANRSLEEVHKNFNQLWRRNIKKAEKAGVEVVQGGYQDLEEWQRLYEITAVRDHFRPRPLSYFQRMWTALNTEDPNRMRLYFARHNGVNLSAATMLIVGGHVWYSYGASDNIGREVRPSNAMQWRMLRDAYALGATVYDLRGISDSLDETDHLFGLIQFKVGTGGQAAEYLGEWDFPLNKLLHKALDIYMSRR
- a CDS encoding alanine racemase, which translates into the protein MALTLYVDTARWRAHHKQVQEQFPGLVPVCKGNGYGFGHERLAEEATRLGSDVLAVGTTYEAARIKDFFGGDLLVLTPYRRGEEPVPLPDRVIRSVSSIDGVYGLVGARVVIEVMSSMKRHGISAQDLPQLHQAIENVRLEGFAIHLPLDRTDGSDAVEEVIGWMDHLRAARLPLHTMFVSHLKADELHRLQQQFPQTRFRARIGTRLWLGDHDATEYRGAVLDVTRVAKGDRFGYRQQKAASDGFLVVVAGGTSHGVGLEAPKALHGVMPRAKGVARAGLATVNRNLSPFVWAGKQRWFAEPPHMQVSILFVPSDAPEPKVGEELVAHLRHTTTQFDRIVDR
- a CDS encoding glycosyltransferase family 87 protein; amino-acid sequence: MPSAESTQASVHEPDTVRPTREDPVARSGSELIGGPLGRRALLGMSWWTPVRVVALVAIGMFALGMIQKAPCYNSAWFFGASSQYTKACYSDIPHLYQGRGFADGLVPYFDKLSGDMPYLEYPVLTGVFMEVAAWLTPGSGSIQDQEQWYWMVNAGMLMVCAAVIAVCVARTQARRPWDGLLVALAPAFALTATINWDLLAVALTAAAMLMWSRGRSLAFGVLLGLATAAKLYPAFLLGPLFLLCWRAGKWRDFGTALVGAVVSWLVVNGPVMYFAWDGWWQFYKFSHDRGVDFGSFWLVLAQHSTDPLSTDTVNNIATSLVVLGCVGIAVLTMTAPRRPRFAQLAFLIVAVFIVTNKVYSPQYVLWLVPLAVLARPKWRDFLIWQACEVVYYLGIWMYLAYTTSGDAHKGLPEVGYQWAIGVHLLGTLYLCAVVVRDILMPDRDPVRRAGDDDPSGGVLDGAEDVFVVGAAAHPPRHAAHFEGQQVEWGGHGTASPTDRSL
- a CDS encoding transglycosylase domain-containing protein, whose protein sequence is MSEHRRKPPQPQGGGRAAARRGQSGSSSGRRAAPRGATGSPADYGLGQQPVEEERPYSGRAEARRAAQRSTGSRRRAPEPAGGGRRGAPPGGPGGPGRGRGRAAPPGKKRIIDYPRAGKYGAARWMPSWKLVAGLFIGFVGSMVAVAGVGYALVSIPDPAKTATAQNNVFYWSDKSEMVATGGETNRQIVNISQIPKAMQHAVVSQENKTFYTDSGVDPKGIARAVFNMARGGNTQGGSTITQQYVKNARLDDQSQTITRKFKEIFISIKVGATVSKEEIMAGYLNSAYYGRNAYGIQAAARAYFNKDSVDLNPGECAFLAAMLKGATYYDPAGATSIDPAATPDANSRRALAQMQDTLNKMVEYHYLSPTDRAKYTRLPAVKNPRSNTQLSGQIGYLVDLAKAYLVNNKIISADKLQQGGYSIYTTFDKKKVNQLKAAVTNVQKTNIKPKQRPKTDTHVQFGGASVDPATGAIRAIYGGEDATKHFTDNADSTGAQVGSTFKPFVLAAAMKWGVRNPDGPAEQPQDERTQVSPKSLYSGKNKLKIKEYNGDFWKDDKGKEWLQTNDGDESLGNPPNYRIDLREAMQFSVNSAYVQLGMDVGLDKVKESAMDAGILKGSLAGTNFPSFSIGISDPSAIRMAGAYATFAASGEQRDPYSVQKVTSKDGEVFNHKVVSDQAFTPQVADNVTDVLKTVVDKGTGTSARLTGREVAGKTGTTDGNKSAWFVGYTPQLSTAITMFRLDDNEKNKQREFLEMYGTGGQEKIHGASFPAEIWHDYMEQALKGQPAKDFPTPEPIGKIVNDVPSPTPSVTPSQTVTSPTPSPTPSETLTSPSPSPSESCKFSWQCSTNGGTDTGGTDGGVTSTPTATDTSGTGSTRGNGNGGLFGGSSG